TGTTCCGTTGCGCCGTTAGCTGCTGCAGCGTCTGCCGGTCCAGCAGCGGCAGGTCGCAGGCCACCACCAGCCACGCAGCGTCCGGCTGCTCCCGGAAAGCCGAAAGGATCGCCCCGTACGGTCCAAGGCCGGTGAAAGTGTCAGGCAAGGTTTTATAGCTCCTGTTCAGGTCGGGCTGCTGTTCGGCGCGGCAGGATATATAAACCTCCCCGCAAACCTCGCCGAGCAGGTCGGCCATATGGTAGCGCTGCGCCTTGCCATGCCACGCAATGGCTCCTTTGTCGCGGCCCATGCGCTGGCTCTTCCCGCCTGCCAGCACCAAGCCCTGCAACACCGGCTTTGCCCGCCGCATTTCCTGCTCCAAAAATGCGATGATCTTCTTCGAATCGCTCAGCTTATATATGGGCAACTCCTGCCACCCCGGCACCGCCTCCCGCACAAATTCAAACACTTCCGCTGCATTGTCGGCCAGCAGAAACAGCGACACATTGGTGAGTTGCGAGAGCCTTTTTTGCAGCGAGGCTTTTTTGCTTTCATCCATCACGACTACCTGCGCTTTCGCATGCTGGTGGTTGCCGTTTACCAGCACTAAATCCATCTCCGAGAAAAGCTGCCGGAACTGAAACGAATTCGGCTGCTCTTTATACTCGAACTGGTGGTGGCTGATTTGGTCGGTATATACCGCTGCGGCACCTGCTGCCAGTCGGCCAGGCTGGGCGGCTCCCGCATCTGCCTGCGCATGGGAGGCATCTACATACCCACAGGTATATTGGGGCGAAAGGGCAGCGATCACTTTATCGGCCAATGCTTTTATCTCCCCGCAGGGAGCGCCCACGATGGCCCACTCGTTGCGGGCAAAGTTGCCGTGGGCGGGCCTGGCTATAGCGCTGTGCTTTTTATGCTCTTTTAAAGTCACGCTTCCCTCCTGTTTTTGCTAGCAGCTTCGTTTCCTTGATAACGATGTCGTGGCTCAGGGCCTTGCACATGTCATATACCGTCAGGGCGGCCACCGAGGCTCCTACCAGCGCCTCCATCTCCACGCCTGTTTTTGCCGTGATGCTGGCGGTGCAGTCAATCACCAGTTCCTGCTGTTCGTTCAGGTGGAGTTCTATCTGGCAGTTGTCGAGGCCCAGCGGGTGGCAAAGCGGAATCAGGTCGCCTGTTTTCTTCGCGCCCATGATGCCGGCGATCGTGGCAATCTGGAACACCGATCCCTTTTTGGTCTGGATATCGCCTTCGTTCAGTTTCTCCAGTACCTCGCGCGGCAGCACCACCGTGCATCGGGCGGTGGCGGTGCGCTGCGTTACCTGCTTGCCGCCCACATCCACCATCATGGCTTTCCCCTTCTCATCCAGGTGCGAAAATTCACTCATGTTAGGGTTATTTTTC
This window of the Pontibacter russatus genome carries:
- a CDS encoding NTP transferase domain-containing protein, which translates into the protein MTLKEHKKHSAIARPAHGNFARNEWAIVGAPCGEIKALADKVIAALSPQYTCGYVDASHAQADAGAAQPGRLAAGAAAVYTDQISHHQFEYKEQPNSFQFRQLFSEMDLVLVNGNHQHAKAQVVVMDESKKASLQKRLSQLTNVSLFLLADNAAEVFEFVREAVPGWQELPIYKLSDSKKIIAFLEQEMRRAKPVLQGLVLAGGKSQRMGRDKGAIAWHGKAQRYHMADLLGEVCGEVYISCRAEQQPDLNRSYKTLPDTFTGLGPYGAILSAFREQPDAAWLVVACDLPLLDRQTLQQLTAQRNTAAIATTIESPHDGFPEPLIAIWEPKSYAVLLSFLAQGYTCPRKVLINSHIRLLKPLNPNTLLNVNTPEELEQVRQMMP
- the moaC gene encoding cyclic pyranopterin monophosphate synthase MoaC codes for the protein MSEFSHLDEKGKAMMVDVGGKQVTQRTATARCTVVLPREVLEKLNEGDIQTKKGSVFQIATIAGIMGAKKTGDLIPLCHPLGLDNCQIELHLNEQQELVIDCTASITAKTGVEMEALVGASVAALTVYDMCKALSHDIVIKETKLLAKTGGKRDFKRA